The following proteins are encoded in a genomic region of Colletotrichum higginsianum IMI 349063 chromosome 9, whole genome shotgun sequence:
- a CDS encoding Isotrichodermin C-15 hydroxylase has translation MMRSSLLGSLDVPVSLAGLLASVAIASAAIYIIYQRYFHPLAAYPGPFWASITDLWQVNEFLSLRQPYNLADLHQRYGEFVRYGPDKLSITAEEVVPLVYQKGGQRLPKTEYYDAFGSKTPNVFGMRSPELHSIRRRHMSHSFSMTSVKGMEQYLDENITLLREKIARLSKEGRPFDLKRLLHFYTIDVLGELAFSRSFGVQLSGDESRVPPVIPHTLLGSTLGSWPAMTQTLKQWLPRVPLQGLQALFRGRAKCAGMAADCVRRRLEEVEQDEQKGKIQRKDILTNLILARHPETGEKIASKDLEAEAFGMIIAGTHTTSATATLLFWNLLHNPEALRKCVDEVDDSLTSLDNGKEAYSIAEVENSLPFLRSCVKENYRLTPVFTMPLARRVTSPEGIIVAGRHIKQGTSVAVCNHSFHHNPRVWGDDHDVFDPARWDQPETAARGRFLMHFGLGARQCLGKTLAQSNIYKLASTLLRDFDFRLADPVEEGQVARGQFRGKLPQMISVGVSDLKGPLMVIARPRTADDAV, from the exons ATGATGAGGTCCTCACTACTCGGCTCACTTGACGTTCCAGTCTCGCTCGCCGGGCTGCTGGCGAGCGTCGCCATCGCAAGCGCGGCCATCTACATCATCTACCAGCGGTACTTCCACCCCTTGGCCGCGTATCCGGGCCCTTTTTGGGCGTCCATCACGGATCTCTGGCAGGTAAACGAGTTCCTGTCGCTGAGACAGCCCTACAACTTGGCGGACCTCCACCAGAGATACGGCGAGTTCGTGCGCTACGGCCCGGACAAGCTGAGCatcaccgccgaggaggtcgttCCTTTGGTGTACCAGAAGGGCGGCCAGCGGTTGCCCAAGACCGAATACTACGATGCGTTTGGGTCGAAGACGCCCAACGTGTTTGGGATGAGATCGCCCGAG CTGCACTCCATCCGCCGGCGTCACATGTCGCACAGCTTCTCCATGACAAGCGTCAAGGGCATGGAGCAGTACCTGGACGAGAACATCACCCTCTTGCGCGAGAAGATCGCGAGGCTCTCCAAGGAAGGGAGACCATTCGACCTGAAAAGGCTGCTTCACTTCTATAccatcgacgtcctcggggaGCTAGCCTTCAGCCGCTCCTTCGGCGTCCAGCTCTCCGGCGACGAATCTCGCGTGCCGCCGGTCATCCCGCACACCCTCCTCGGATCGACGCTGGGGTCCTGGCCGGCCATGACGCAGACTCTCAAGCAGTGGCTACCGAGGGTGCCGCTCCAAGGGCTGCAAGCTCTGTTCCGGGGCAGGGCGAAATGCGCGGGTATGGCGGCCGACTGTGTTCGGCGACGGCTTGAGGAAGTTGAGCAGGATGAGCAAAAGGGGAAGATCCAGAGGAAGGACATCTTGACGAACCTCATCCTCGCAAGGCACCCCGAGACGGGGGAGAAGATTGCGTCGAAGGACCTCGAGGCGGAGGCGTTTGGGATGAT CATTGCTGGGACGCACACGACGAGCGCCACTGCCACGCTGCTCTTCTGGAACCTGCTGCACAACCCGGAAGCCCTAAGGAAGTGTGTTGACGAGGTTGACGATAGCCTGACGTCACTGGACAACGGCAAAGAGGCCTACTCgatcgccgaggtcgagaacTCGTTGCCGTTCCTGCGATCGTGCGTCAAGGAGAACTACCGGCTGACCCCCGTGTTCACCATGCCCCTGGCGAGACGCGTGACTTCTCCCGAGGGCATCATCGTTGCCGGCCGACACATCAAGCAAGGG ACATCAGTTGCCGTATGCAACCACTCGTTTCACCACAACCCGCGGGTCTGGGgcgacgaccacgacgtGTTCGACCCGGCTCGATGGGACCAGCCCGAGACCGCCGCGCGCGGACGCTTCCTCATGCACTTTGGCCTCGGGGCCCGTCAGTGTCTCGGTAAGACGCTGGCGCAGTCCAACATCTACAAGCTCGCCAGCACCCTGCTGCGAGACTTTGACTTCCGGCTTGCCGACCCGGTGGAAGAGGGCCAGGTGGCGAGGGGCCAGTTCCGCGGGAAGCTGCCGCAGATGATCAGCGTGGGCGTGAGCGACCTGAAGGGCCCGTTGATGGTTATCGCCAGACCGAGGACTGCAGACGATGCGGTGtaa
- a CDS encoding Hexose transporter protein: MGWNLKLKNSDDRHALESTTPSTTKTVSWLKDPGLRPLNFGLFFLLFGDVAHGFDGSLINNLQQINKWQEDFDHPRKSLLGALSASYWIGNILGVVLIPLVADRLGRRIAIAAGSLLCIGGAAICAATTSNGAFIAGRILLGMGGVMCSSVSTVLMTELAYPAHRATATALSSTTYSVGAILAAWVAFGSFRIEDSWAWRTPTLIQAFPSAMVLCGLFFLPESPRWLCSRGKEQTALDILAKYHGAGNVDDAVVQHEYAEIRDTIEAEITQNKNPFHLKALFATPGNRWRSFIIIWCGICKQWSGNGLVSYYLGSMLKSAGITKQIETTLITATSQMFSFACSFAFAFLPARVGRRPLMLTSMAGMWIVFAVITATSGAYVETGNRHASYTTVAFIYLYSGVHNLGWTGAQMLYIVEILPYTIRAKGMAMFSLVAGICGAFNTYVNPLGIAAMSWKFYFFYVGWIIVQFVVVYLVFPETKGPSLEQIALLFDGKDAQVGRVNAVADEMLDEKEGGVAVETRERQ, translated from the exons ATGGGCTGGAACCTCAAGTTGAAGAACAGCGACGACCGCCACGCCCTcgagtcgacgacgccgtccacCACCAAGACGGTCTCCTGGCTTAAGGACCCGGGTCTCCGGCCGCTCAACTtcggcctcttcttcctcctctttgGCGACGTCGCCCACGGCTTCGACGGGTCTCTCATCAACAACCTGCAGCAGATCAACAAATGGCAAGaag ACTTTGACCACCCGCGCAAgagcctcctcggcgccctcagCGCGTCCTACTGGATCGGCAacatcctcggcgtcgtcctcatccccctcgtcgccgatcgcctcggccgccgcatcgccatcgccgccggctccctCCTctgcatcggcggcgccgccatctgcgccgccaccaccagcaacggcgccttcatcgccggccgcatcctcctcggcatgggcggcgtcatgtgctCCTCCGTCTCGACCGTCCTCATGACCGAGCTGGCCTATCCCGCCCACcgcgccaccgccaccgccctcagcagcaccacctacagcgtcggcgccatcctcgccgcctgggTCGCCTTCGGCAGCTTCCGCATCGAAGATTCATG GGCTTGGAGAACGCCAACCTTGATCCAGGCGTTTCCCTCGGCCATGGTTCTGTGCGgacttttctttcttccagA ATCACCCCGGTGGCTCTGCAGCAGGGGCAAGGAACAGACGGCGCTTGACATCCTCGCAAAGTATCACGGCGCCGGCaatgtcgacgatgccgttgtGCAGCACGAGTACGCCGAGATCCGCGAcaccatcgaggccgagatcacGCAGAACAAGAACCCCTTCCACCTCAAGGCCCTGTTCGCGACCCCGGGCAACCGCTGGCGctccttcatcatcatctggTGCGGCATTTGCAAGCAGTGGAGCGGCAATGGCCTCGTCTCGTATTATCTCG GCTCCATGCTCAAGAGCGCCGGCATCACGAAGCAGATTGAGACGACGCTCATCACGGCCACGTCGCAGATGTTCAGCTTCGCCTGctccttcgccttcgccttcctGCCGGCGCgcgtcggccgccgtccgctGATGCTGACGAGCATGGCCGGCATGTGgatcgtcttcgccgtcatcaccgcCACCTCGGGCGCCTACGTCGAGACGGGTAACCGTCATGCCAGCTACACCACCGTCGCCTTCATCTACCTCTACAGCGGCGTCCACAACCTAGGATGGACGGGCGCCCAGATGCTCTATA TCGTCGAGATCTTGCCCTACACCATCCGcgccaagggcatggccaTGTTCTCCCTCGTCGCGGGCATCTGCGGCGCCTTCAACACCTACGTCAACCCGCtgggcatcgccgccatgtCGTGGAAATTTTACTTCTTCTACGTCGGCTGGATCATTGTCcagttcgtcgtcgtctacCTTGTCTTCCCGGAG ACCAAGGGCCCGAGTCTCGAGCAGATTGCCCTTTTGTTCGACGGCAAGGATGCTCAGGTTGGCAGGgtcaacgccgtcgccgacgagatgctcgacgagaaggagggcggcgttgCGGTAGAGACCAGGGAGAGGCAGTAG
- a CDS encoding Fungal specific transcription factor: protein MLCLLGGRWQEAESYLSIACRMVYTLRGHVFEGQQAPSTSDPSPNKETRHVRNLFWLCYVSDKDLSLRTGQPPLLADIYCDLTLPESYLSSYTYLRGLEEPSRLGDTHLASLTPHLWGDAQLGCLKEKIYRLLYSVHATSDKDNRLLVHIRQLDDEIERWRLSVPLDFRPALSVSPDTLIVTRETKPPQRKRYFHLLLEYWYLMIFVHTTVRRYDAHTVIGDGSHDLHSVIHSSYDLSLEAGRSTLRCLRVFTKTLSDEHLWFLIFYTTNAAISLFLNIVIHPEEVDGQLDLELLISAANTLRMVKPRGAVPDEGARIQQHSDFIMWLVWLGSCAITKEREGNGHHG, encoded by the exons ATGTTG TGTTTGCTGGGCGGTCGCTGGCAGGAAGCCGAGTCGTATCTCTCGATTGCCTGCCGAATGGTGTATACACTTAGAGGACACGTCTTCGAAGGACAACAGGCTCCGAGTACAAGTGATCCATCACCCAACAAGGAAACGCGGCATGTTCGGAACCTTTTCTGGCTCTGCTATGTATCAGACAAAGACCTGTCCCTTCGTACCGGGCAGCCTCCCTTGCTTGCCGACATCTACTGCGACCTGACTTTGCCCGAAAGCTACCTGAGCTCTTACACGTATTTACGCGGCCTCGAAGAACCCTCCCGGCTTGGCGATACACACCTGGCCAGTCTCACGCCGCACCTCTGGGGCGACGCCCAGCTCGGCTGCCTTAAGGAAAAGATATACCGCCTCCTCTACTCCGTCCACGCGACGAGCGACAAGGACAACCGGCTCCTGGTGCACATCCGCCAGCTGGATGATGAGATCGAGCGCTGGCGGCTCTCCGTCCCCCTCGATTTCCGCCCTgccctctccgtctcccCAGACACGCTGATCGTCACGCGCGAGACCAAACCACCCCAGCGGAAGCGGTACTTCCATCTCCTGCTCGAGTACTGGTACTTGATGATCTTTGTCCATACGACGGTCAGGAGATACGACGCCCATACGGTGATTGGCGATGGGAGCCATGACCTGCATAGCGTCATCCACTCGAGCTACGACCTGTCTCTGGAGGCTGGCAGATCGACGCTTCGGTGCCTGAGGGTGTTTACGAAGACACTGTCGGACGAGCATCTGTG GTTTCTTATTTTCTACACCACCAATGCCgccatctctctcttcctcaacATAGTCATCCACCCGGAGGAGGTAGACGGACAGCTTGACTTGGAGCTCCTCATCTCGGCGGCCAACACACTCCGCATGGTAAAGCCGCGGGGCGCAGTGCCGGACGAAGGGGCCCGGATACAGCAGCACTCCGACTTCATCATGTGGCTCGTATGGCTTGGGTCATGCGCCATAAcgaaggagagagaagggaaTGGACACCATGGTTAA
- a CDS encoding Integral membrane protein, producing MNESPDHYDSDNSPYSIRPLPPVLRNGLAAVAAMGFISFFTSLGLLAFLTYKLISWSNGPPTPKKADPIAKVESPRPTDTAFVIPTNWAAAADAADAEAEKAAKKGWLRRAIDEPPNQFLVLIFNLLLADIQQALAFLLNVEWLTRNAIEVGTGTCWTQGWFVSTGDLASSVFITGIAIHTYMSIVSNKKIPTWAFHTAIVMMWAFVYGTGILGVIVTENGRKEGGLYVRAGAWCWINSKYQDIRLTLHYLWIFISLILTTMIYLAVFFHLQRVARKSGGVVPCCGNPVIPEIRPSSCGGSSSSSCSSGSSLRNTTRSPCGSQKSRIWRPICVSTILRHLPGLPDYARQHTFLLYPLVYVVCTTPLAAGRLASMAGHEVSLAYFCFAGAMIACNGWMDVALYSSTRRSIVFSSEGPPTQDVGLETFTFMCSTPPRFGNTTTVVGGVDPKGKQSTCNKKWCGKLARKGPQSGGLKGLKVECIESTESTDSMKGFGMGQGSVMGMAIQCETTTSVSVEVNTLATPPTRPELAAAGRKLSNASSFTVDSTKSSSFITE from the exons ATGAACGAGTCGCCAGACCACTACGATTCGGATAACTCGCCCTACTCGATCCgtccgctgccgccggtgcTCCGCAATGGCCTCGCCGCGGTGGCCGCCATGGGGTTCATCTCCTTCTTCACGagcctcggcctgctcgcgTTCCTCACGTACAAGCTGATATCGTGGAGCAACGGGCCACCGACGCCCAAGAAGGCGGACCCCATCGCCAAGGTCGagtcgccaaggccgacggACACGGCGTTCGTCATCCCGACCAActgggccgccgccgccgacgccgccgacgccgaggccgagaaggcggccaagaaggGTTGGTTGCGGAGGGCGATCGACGAGCCGCCCAACCAGTTCCTCGTGCTGATCTTCAACCTGCTTCTGGccgacatccagcaggcgtTGGCGTTCCTGCTCAACGTCGAGTGGCTGACGAGGAACGCCATCGAGGTCGGCACGGGCACTTGCTGGACGCAGGGCTGGTTCGTATCGACGGGCGACCtggcctcgtccgtcttcatCACGGGCATCGCCATCCACACCTACATGTCCATCGTCTCGAACAAGAAGATCCCGACCTGGGCCTTCCACACGGCCATCGTCATGATGTGGGCCTTTGTGTACGGCACGGGCATCCTTGGTGTCATCGTTACGGAAAACGGGAGGAAAGAGGGAGGTCTCTACGTCAGAGCCGGTGCCTGG TGCTGGATCAACTCCAAGTACCAGGACATCCGCCTGACTCTCCATTACCTGTGGATCTTCATCTCCCTGATTCTCACAACCATGATTTATTTGGCAGTATTCTTCCATTTACAGAGAGTAGCAAGAAAAAGCGGCGGTGTCGTCCCTTGCTGTGGCAACCCCGTCATACCTGAAATACGGCCATCGAGCTGTGGCGGGAGCAGCTCATCAAGCTGTAGTAGCGGATCGTCGTTGAGGAACACAACACGGAGTCCTTGCGGCAGCCAGAAGTCCAGGATATGGCGTCCCATTTGCGTGTCAACGATATTGAGGCACCTCCCCGGCCTACCGGACTACGCCCGCCAACACACGTTTCTCCTGTACCCCCTGGTCTACGTTGTCTGCACCACACCTctggcggccggccgcctcgcATCTATGGCCGGCCATGAAGTCTCGCTGGCCTACTTCTGCTTCGCAGGGGCCATGATCGCCTGCAACGGCTGGATGGACGTCGCCCTCTACTCCTCGACACGGCGGTCCATCGTCTTCTCTTCCGAAGGGCCGCCCACCCAGGACGTCGGCCTGGAAACCTTCACCTTCATGTGCAGCACGCCCCCCAGGTTTGGCAACACGACGACCGTCGTGGGCGGGGTAGACCCCAAGGGGAAACAGAGCACTTGCAACAAGAAGTGGTGCGGCAAGCTCGCGAGGAAGGGCCCCCAGTCGGGCGGCCTCAAGGGGCTCAAGGTCGAGTGCATCGAGAGCACCGAGAGCACGGACAGCATGAAAGGGTTCGGCATGGGGCAGGGGTCTGTCATGGGCATGGCGATCCAGTGCGAGACCACGACGAGCGTCTCGGTCGAGGTCAACACgctggcgacgccgccgacgagaccggagctcgccgccgccggcaggaAACTGAGCAACGCGAGCAGCTTCACCGTCGACTCTACCAAGTCGTCGAGTTTCATTACGGAATGA
- a CDS encoding Dockerin type 1 — protein sequence MGSSCQLTLLAKSELAPDARREHRINANSFQQDALTTFSGWQYACFYAHKDADSDVLLVSLARRPVGGSLGSWETLTFADYEQTADDGHNTISIGVCAGDGSIHVSFDHHCDPLHYRMSVQGVATNPAAHQWTPSLFSPTHNQLPGYTRTGQLGIEKLFLETTYPRFLRVDDDLLLSYRIGIAGAGSDHLFRYSSKTQSYSYVGQFLTGVKNNPYINGISYAGGRIHVSGTYRGFVWYEGVDDPEARLHTVQAGPNGPENNHNLFYVNSDDGGKTFNNTRGERLANLELGETVFPDGEDLIVFDIPMNSGILNQEAQAADGDGGFHVLNRENESSKDRESVRERMRGA from the exons ATGGGTTCAAGTTGCCAACTGACGCTGCTCGCCAAGTCCGAGTTGGCGCCCGACGCTCGACGAGAGCACCGCATCAACGCCAACTCGTTCCAGCAGGACGCGCTGACGACCTTCAGCGGCTGGCAGTACGCCTGCTTCTACGCTCACAAGGATGCCGACAGCGACGTCCTCCTGGTCAGCCTCGCGCGGCGGCCCGTCGGCGGCTCACTCGGAAGCTGGGAGACGTTGACCTTTGCCGACTACGAGCAGACGGCGGACGACGGGCACAACACCATCTCGATAGGCGTCTGCGCCGGGGACGGGTCCATCCACGTCTCCTTCGACCACCACTGCGATCC TCTGCACTACCGCATGTCGGTGCAGGGCGTCGCGACGAACCCAGCTGCGCACCAGtggacgccgtcgctgtTCAGCCCGACTCACAACCAGTTGCCGGGCTACACTCGCACCGGCCAGCTGGGCATCGAGAAGCTCTTCCTCGAGACGACGTACCCCCGGTTCCTacgcgtcgacgacgatctcCTTCTGAGCTACCGCATTGGCAT AGCCGGCGCGGGATCCGATCACCTCTTTAGATACAGCAGCAAGACTCAGTCGTACTCGTACGTCGGCCAGTTCCTCACGGGCGTCAAGAACAACCCGTACATCAACGGCATCTCGTACGCGGGCGGGCGCATCCACGTGTCCGGGACCTACCGTGGATTCGTCTGGtacgagggcgtcgacgaccccgAGGCGAGGCTGCACACCGTCCAGGCCGGACCCAACGGGCCCGAGAATAACCACAAT TTATTCTACGTCAacagcgacgacggaggCAAGACATTCAATAACACCCGCGGCGAACGcctcgccaacctcgagctcggcgagacCGTGTtccccgacggcgaggacctcatcgtcttcgacaTACCCATGAACAGCGGCATCCTGAACCAGGAGGCGCAGGcggccgatggcgacggcgggtTCCACGTGCTGAACCGCGAGAACGAG AGCTCAAAGGACCGAGAGTctgtgagagagaggatgagAGGAGCATAG
- a CDS encoding Transcription factor TFIIB translates to MLIPLSSRSDDKTVSSSSSSSSSSSSSAPADPVAADFTAPAPGAPSTQTLIIISTVLGAALLLAVALAAYFIVTRRRRRRKQQSAEDFKNACLRDPDLTWDEYARRTKLTRSRILLAEEELRDTIIRKSLQDRSSSVTVDPVVVVVAAAPDSPGSPDAAPVSPPPRTRNRTWHGRNRSKASIDAEEGEGLLMALRGGDWTEHEARVERTWQLLHKKYPTRRVTLPVEEEEEAGVGGVRESGGGLVRPPTIRLKTPPLLSHPMFRGWRPENTTVRHTSLPTELGNIKPAQI, encoded by the coding sequence ATGTTGATCCCCCTCTCCTCGAGATCCGACGACAAgaccgtctcctcctcgtcgtcctcctcttcgtcttcctcgtcttccgccCCGGCCGACCCCGTAGCCGCCGACTTCACCGCCCCGGCCCCCGGCGCCCCGAGCACCCAGaccctcatcatcatctccaccgttctcggcgccgccctcctcctcgccgtcgccctcgccgcctacTTCATCGtcactcgccgccgccgccgcaggaaACAGCAATCCGCCGAGGACTTCAAAAACGCTTGCCTGCGCGACCCGGACCTCACCTGGGACGAGTACGCCCGCCGCACGAAGCTGACCCGCTCGCGCAtcctgctggccgaggaggagctgcggGACACCATCATCCGCAAGTCGCTGCAGGACAGGTCATCCTCCGTCACCGTAGACcccgttgtcgtcgtcgtcgccgccgccccggacAGTCCCGGCAGCCCCGACGCCGCACCCGTCTCGCCGCCCCCGCGCACCCGCAACAGGACCTGGCACGGCCGCAACAGGTCCAAGGCGAGCATCGAcgcggaggagggcgagggttTGCTGATGGccctccgcggcggcgactggACCGAGCACGAGGCCCGCGTCGAGAGGACGTGGCAGCTGCTCCATAAGAAGTACCCGACGCGCCGCGTCACGCtgcccgtcgaggaggaggaggaggcgggggtTGGAGGCGTGAGAGAGTCGGGAGGGGGTCTCGTCCGCCCGCCGACGATACGCctgaagacgccgccgctgctctCGCATCCCATGTTCAGGGGGTGGAGGCCCGAGAACACCACGGTGAGGCACACGAGTCTGCCGACGGAGCTGGGCAACATCAAGCCCGCGCAGATCTGA
- a CDS encoding 5'-nucleotidase, with product MRQSLSTLALALLAGTASAVPEKEDGDHLYSSHLAKRGIDAEGNFNVSFFHVNDVHAHLDEFSSSGTDCTRPERGCYGGYARIKHTVDELRPQYNDSLWLNVGDEFQGTLFYSFYKGEKIAETINQLGFDAMTLGNHEFDGGDDELGDFLLNLTFPVVSANIVSDNEKLNKTIKPYHIFDAQQLAVIGVTTTSTPGISSPGEGTKFLDVVSTVQSTIDHIRSTTNITRIAAITHIGYEEDQKLAEQTTGLYLIMGGHSHTLLGDMEDAEGPYPTVKKNRDGDDVFIVTAYRWGEYVGYIDVTYDADGKVLAYHGGPIHLTNTTEQDPELQAQIEAWRGPFEAFASEVVGSTNVELDQTLCQRQECLLGNVMTDAMYEYRLNTSASASSATPPDFALINAGGIRATIDQGDITRGEVLTSFPFGNSIVEIEYKGSDLRKVLEGAVSKVNQFNGAAITSFFQVSKNVVIQYNTTGNNGSKLVSVEVAGEALDDDKDYRVVTLDFLAGGGDNIFVATTDFVSLDTQDEVLVQYVQAKSPIDAKIEGRIVQSNGTATTPTGTATGTGTGAAPTSTSGQSGAGMVSVSVGAVALSLFAVLAM from the coding sequence ATGCGCCAGTCTCTCTCGACGCTGGCcctggccctcctcgccggcaccgcctcggcggtccccgagaaggaggacggtGACCACCTCTACTCGTCCCACCTCGCCAAgcgcggcatcgacgccgagggcaacTTCAAcgtctccttcttccacGTCAACGACGTCCACGCCCACCTCGACGagttctcgtcctcgggcacCGACTGCACGCGCCCCGAGCGCGGCTGCTACGGCGGCTACGCGCGCATCAAGCACacggtcgacgagctccgcCCGCAGTACAACGACTCGCTCTGGCtcaacgtcggcgacgagttCCAGGGCACGCTCTTCTACTCCTTCTACAAGGGCGAGAAGATCGCCGAGACCATCAACCAGCTCGGCTTCGACGCCATGACGCTCGGCAACCACGAgttcgacggcggcgacgacgagctcggcgactTCCTGCTCAACCTGACCTTccccgtcgtctcggccAACATCGTCTCGGACAACGAGAAGCTCAACAAGACCATCAAGCCCTACCACATCTTCGACgcccagcagctcgccgtcatcggcgtcaccaccacctccacgCCGGGCATCTCGTCCCCCGGCGAGGGCACCAagttcctcgacgtcgtcagcACCGTCCAGTCCACCATCGACCACATCCGCTCCACCACCAACATCAcccgcatcgccgccatcacccaCATCGGCTACGAGGAGGACCAGAAGCTTGCCGAGCAGACCACCGGCCTCTACCTCATCATGGGCGGCCACTCCCACACCCTGCTGGGCGACATggaggacgccgagggcccCTACCCGACCGTCAAGAAGaaccgcgacggcgacgacgtcttcatcgtcaccgcCTACCGCTGGGGCGAGTACGTCGGCTACATCGACGTCACctacgacgccgacggcaaggtcCTCGCCTACCACGGCGGCCCCATCCacctcaccaacaccaccgagCAGGACCCGGAGCTGCAGGCCCAGATCGAGGCGTGGCGCGGACCGTTCGAGGCCTTCGCctccgaggtcgtcggcTCCACcaacgtcgagctcgaccagACGCTCTGCCAGCGCCAGGAGTGCCTCCTCGGCAACGTCATGACGGACGCCATGTACGAGTACCGCCTcaacacctcggcctcggcctcgtccgcgacGCCCCCCGACTTCGCCCTCAtcaacgccggcggcatccgCGCCACCATCGACCAGGGCGACATCACCCGCGGCGAGGTCCTCACCTCGTTCCCCTTTGGCAACTCCATCGTCGAGATCGAGTACAAGGGCTCCGACCTGCGCAAGgtgctcgagggcgccgtcaGCAAGGTCAACCAGTtcaacggcgccgccatcacctcctTCTTCCAGGTCTCCAAGAACGTCGTCATCCAGTACAACACGACCGGCAACAACGGCTCCAAGCTCGTCtccgtcgaggtcgccggcgaggccctcgacgacgacaaggactACCGCGTCGTCACCCTCGACttcctggccggcggcggcgacaacatCTTTGTCGCCACCACCGACTTCGTCTCCCTCGACACCCAGGACGAGGTCCTCGTGCAGTACGTGCAGGCCAAGAGCCCCATCGACGCAAAGATCGAGGGCCGCATCGTCCAGAGcaacggcaccgccaccacGCCCACCGGCACtgccaccggcaccggcaccggcgccgccccgACCTCCACCTCGGGACAGAGCGGTGCCGGCATGGTGTCCGTcagcgtcggcgccgtggccCTGAGCCTGTTTGCCGTCCTGGCCATGTAG